The following are encoded in a window of Vibrio sp. SCSIO 43136 genomic DNA:
- a CDS encoding acyl-homoserine-lactone synthase: protein MPTTLADDLFRFRHAIFIEQLGWELPLTEEQQAKSHELDQFDADNTVYVMGKESDGQVFGCARLLPTTEPYLLEQVFPELLNGLAPPKSADIWELSRFACIDTQTGHTGVTGFDDRKAVELLRYTMGVARTHGAKKMISVSPYGVERLLRKEGFSMKRLGPPVKYDGYVLIACLIDIL from the coding sequence CAACTCTCGCCGACGATCTATTTCGATTTCGTCACGCCATTTTCATTGAACAGCTTGGTTGGGAGCTTCCCCTGACCGAAGAACAACAAGCCAAATCCCACGAACTCGACCAATTTGACGCAGACAACACAGTTTATGTGATGGGTAAAGAGAGCGATGGTCAGGTATTTGGCTGCGCCAGACTGCTACCAACGACGGAACCTTACCTGTTAGAGCAAGTTTTCCCTGAGCTTCTTAATGGTCTAGCACCACCGAAATCGGCAGATATCTGGGAGCTTTCGCGTTTTGCCTGTATCGATACTCAAACAGGCCACACCGGAGTGACTGGATTTGATGATAGAAAAGCGGTTGAACTGCTTCGCTACACAATGGGGGTTGCTAGAACTCATGGCGCTAAGAAAATGATCTCTGTGTCTCCTTATGGCGTAGAGCGATTGCTACGTAAAGAAGGCTTTTCCATGAAGCGCTTAGGGCCTCCTGTGAAATATGATGGGTATGTATTGATTGCGTGCTTGATTGATATTCTCTAA